A genomic segment from Actinoplanes sichuanensis encodes:
- the fliP gene encoding flagellar type III secretion system pore protein FliP (The bacterial flagellar biogenesis protein FliP forms a type III secretion system (T3SS)-type pore required for flagellar assembly.), with the protein MARRAFPLLILAATLVLLPEAASAAPAPTPPSIDIQINGTNPDGSRPAASLVIVLGLTLLSVAPALLLLCTCFTKVFMVLGITRNALGLTTMPPNQVLAGLALFLSLFIMGPTVSAINEQGVQPYLNGDKTQSQAFKDGVEPLREFMYEVTREDELALLIKVSGAERPPNIQAVPLTTLVPAFVLSELRAAFIIGFVIFIPFLIIDLVVSASLMSLGMMMLPPVTIALPFKLLLFVLVNGWSLIITALVGSY; encoded by the coding sequence ATGGCGAGGCGTGCGTTTCCCCTGCTGATCCTGGCGGCGACCCTGGTCCTGCTGCCGGAGGCGGCCTCGGCCGCGCCCGCGCCGACACCGCCCAGCATCGACATCCAGATCAACGGCACGAACCCGGACGGCAGTCGCCCGGCCGCGTCGCTGGTGATCGTCCTCGGCCTGACCCTGCTCTCGGTGGCTCCCGCGCTGCTGCTGCTCTGTACCTGTTTCACCAAGGTCTTCATGGTCCTCGGCATCACCCGCAACGCGCTCGGGCTGACCACCATGCCGCCCAACCAGGTGCTCGCCGGTCTGGCCCTGTTCCTGAGCCTGTTCATCATGGGGCCGACCGTGTCGGCGATCAACGAGCAGGGTGTGCAGCCCTACCTGAACGGTGACAAGACCCAGTCGCAGGCGTTCAAGGACGGGGTCGAGCCGCTGCGCGAGTTCATGTACGAGGTGACCCGCGAGGACGAGCTGGCGCTGCTGATCAAGGTGTCCGGGGCGGAGCGCCCGCCCAACATCCAGGCTGTTCCGCTGACCACGCTCGTCCCGGCGTTCGTGCTGTCCGAGCTGCGGGCCGCGTTCATCATCGGGTTCGTCATCTTCATCCCGTTCCTGATCATCGACCTCGTGGTGTCGGCGTCCCTGATGTCGCTGGGCATGATGATGCTGCCCCCGGTGACCATCGCACTGCCGTTCAAACTGTTGCTGTTCGTGCTGGTCAACGGGTGGAGTCTGATCATCACGGCACTGGTCGGCTCGTACTGA
- the fliR gene encoding flagellar biosynthetic protein FliR — translation MNFDIAIAQFLAIMLGAVRTGAWMMVCPPLNSRLIPGQVKALLSVGLTLPMAPYLTTTVPSLETKDLIFSAALQVFVGAALGFFTAMLFAAIQAAGDLLDLFSGFTLAATYDPFSQSSASIFGRFYNLVALTLLFAGDGHQMILRGFLQSFRTLPLDATFSTETLSKLLLRGVGEMFLAAVQIAGPLIAVLFLADVALGLLNRVAPALNAFQLGFPIKIFLVVTLSGIAIAMLPGALDTLVEKAVTAVVRLSGG, via the coding sequence ATGAACTTCGACATAGCCATCGCACAGTTCCTGGCGATCATGCTGGGGGCGGTGCGGACCGGCGCGTGGATGATGGTGTGCCCGCCACTGAACTCCCGGCTCATCCCGGGGCAGGTCAAGGCGCTGCTCTCGGTGGGTCTGACGCTGCCGATGGCGCCGTACCTGACCACCACGGTCCCGTCGCTGGAGACCAAGGATCTGATCTTCAGCGCCGCCCTCCAGGTGTTCGTCGGTGCGGCGCTCGGCTTCTTCACCGCGATGCTGTTCGCCGCCATCCAGGCCGCCGGCGACCTGCTCGACCTGTTCAGCGGTTTCACTCTGGCCGCGACGTACGACCCGTTCTCGCAGAGCAGTGCCTCGATCTTCGGCCGCTTCTACAACCTGGTGGCGCTGACCCTGCTCTTCGCCGGGGACGGGCACCAGATGATCCTTCGTGGATTCCTGCAGAGCTTCCGTACACTGCCGCTGGACGCCACGTTCTCCACCGAGACGCTCAGCAAGCTGCTGCTCCGCGGGGTCGGCGAGATGTTCCTGGCCGCTGTCCAGATCGCCGGGCCGCTGATCGCCGTGCTGTTCCTGGCCGACGTCGCGCTGGGCCTGCTGAACCGGGTGGCGCCGGCGCTCAACGCGTTCCAGCTCGGTTTCCCGATCAAGATCTTCCTGGTGGTGACCCTCTCCGGGATCGCCATCGCGATGCTGCCGGGCGCCCTCGACACCCTGGTCGAGAAGGCGGTCACCGCGGTGGTCCGGCTCAGCGGCGGCTGA
- a CDS encoding EscU/YscU/HrcU family type III secretion system export apparatus switch protein gives MSGEKTEEPTQQKLKKAKQEGQIGKTQDLGAWVGMLAASIMLPRTLRQAMEHAQELMEKIPDTIADPDVGKGLAIFRDALMSAAWAVLPLALTMMAVGIVAAAAQGGIRVATKLFIPKFNRLNPFSGLKRMLGPQALWEGFKALFKTIVLGLVLWFTMQDIVPVLMDAGRLPLVTLLGVVSDASIQLIRAAAAAGIVMAAADYFVVRRRTKKQLRMSKEEVKQEHKNTEGDPLVKAQIRAKQHAMARNRQMADVPTADVVVVNPVHVAVALRYEPAKGAPRVVAKGKGPLAAKIREIATENRIPMVQDIPLARALNKDCEIGQEIPAEFYGAVAKVLAFVMSLKARGAAAGLHRNPNPTPAMA, from the coding sequence GTGTCCGGCGAGAAGACCGAGGAACCCACACAACAAAAGCTGAAGAAGGCCAAGCAGGAGGGCCAGATCGGCAAGACCCAGGACCTCGGCGCCTGGGTCGGCATGCTCGCCGCGAGCATCATGCTGCCGCGCACGCTGCGTCAGGCCATGGAGCATGCCCAGGAGCTGATGGAGAAGATCCCGGACACCATCGCCGATCCGGACGTCGGCAAGGGGCTGGCGATCTTCCGGGACGCGCTGATGAGCGCCGCCTGGGCGGTGCTGCCGCTGGCGCTGACCATGATGGCGGTCGGCATCGTGGCCGCGGCGGCGCAGGGAGGTATCCGGGTCGCCACCAAACTCTTCATTCCCAAGTTCAACAGGCTCAACCCGTTCAGCGGCCTCAAGCGCATGCTCGGCCCGCAGGCGCTCTGGGAGGGCTTCAAGGCGCTGTTCAAGACGATCGTGCTGGGGCTGGTCCTCTGGTTCACGATGCAGGACATCGTGCCGGTGCTGATGGACGCCGGGCGGTTGCCGCTGGTCACGCTGCTCGGGGTGGTCAGCGACGCGTCGATCCAGCTGATCCGGGCCGCGGCGGCGGCGGGCATCGTGATGGCGGCGGCGGACTACTTCGTGGTGCGGCGGCGGACCAAGAAGCAGTTGCGGATGAGCAAGGAGGAGGTCAAGCAGGAACACAAGAACACCGAGGGCGACCCGCTGGTCAAGGCCCAGATCCGGGCCAAGCAGCACGCCATGGCGCGGAACCGGCAGATGGCCGACGTGCCGACCGCGGACGTGGTGGTGGTCAACCCGGTGCACGTCGCGGTGGCCCTGCGGTACGAGCCGGCCAAGGGCGCGCCCCGGGTGGTGGCGAAGGGCAAGGGCCCGCTGGCCGCGAAGATCCGCGAGATCGCCACCGAGAACCGGATCCCGATGGTGCAGGACATCCCGCTGGCGCGGGCGCTCAACAAGGACTGCGAGATCGGCCAGGAGATCCCGGCGGAGTTCTACGGCGCGGTGGCCAAGGTGCTGGCGTTCGTGATGAGTCTGAAGGCACGTGGTGCGGCGGCCGGTTTGCATCGCAACCCGAACCCGACCCCAGCTATGGCATAA
- the flhA gene encoding flagellar biosynthesis protein FlhA — MKNRNLGRFAVPVGVVGIIIMMVVPLPTFLLDMLIAVNITAALLVLLIAMFVQKPLDFAVFPALLLVMTLFRLALNISATRLVLRDGDAGKVIHAFGSFVVGGNLVIGLVIFTILVIVQMIVVTKGAERVAEVGARFTLDAMPGKQMAIDADLNAGLIDEAEAKKRRAEVSSEADFYGAMDGGSKFVKGDAIAAIIITVINLVGGFAVGILQAGMAPVDAMNHYSMLSIGDGLVSQIPALLLSVATGLIVTRSATSGDMGQTVTTQLSQNKLALRIGGGAAMALCIIPGLPPLPFLLVGATVLLIAHRVKDPAPEPVEGAAAAEAVDLPSPDSPEQLLGEMRIDPLELALAPDLVDLVDASSGDLLDRVRALRRKMAMELGVIMPPVRTRDDLDLPLSSYAIRISGVDAGSGQAPPGTVLAIGEGLQALPGRAGVEPVFGLAGKWVPAELHYQAEISGATVVDRASVIITHLAEIVRTNASRLLGREDVRALSEMVKRTHPVVVEELTPALLSLGQVQKVLQALLDEGVPIRDLVRIFEALSLRAKASQDHDGLVEAARGALGPAIAAQYATAGRLTVITLDPMLEQGLLESLRPSDTGAFMAIDGMRAEAIVSEAGRLAEAAEQQGLNPVLACSPQLRLPLMRLLRAGSRRVQVLSYSEISGSTAQIETIGVVNGAYAGAA; from the coding sequence GTGAAGAACCGAAACCTAGGCAGGTTTGCCGTACCCGTAGGGGTCGTCGGCATCATCATCATGATGGTCGTCCCCCTGCCGACCTTCCTGCTGGACATGTTGATCGCCGTGAACATCACGGCCGCCCTGCTCGTGCTGCTGATCGCCATGTTCGTGCAGAAGCCGCTCGACTTCGCCGTCTTCCCCGCGTTGCTGCTGGTCATGACCCTATTCCGGCTGGCGCTCAACATCAGTGCGACACGCCTGGTGCTGCGCGACGGTGATGCCGGCAAGGTCATCCACGCGTTCGGCAGTTTCGTCGTCGGTGGCAACCTGGTCATCGGTCTGGTGATCTTCACGATCCTGGTGATCGTCCAGATGATCGTGGTCACCAAGGGCGCCGAGCGGGTCGCCGAGGTCGGCGCCCGCTTCACCCTCGACGCCATGCCCGGTAAGCAGATGGCCATCGACGCCGACCTCAACGCCGGTCTGATCGACGAGGCCGAGGCCAAGAAGCGGCGGGCCGAGGTGTCCTCGGAGGCCGACTTCTACGGCGCCATGGACGGTGGTTCCAAGTTCGTCAAGGGCGACGCCATCGCGGCCATCATCATCACGGTGATCAACCTGGTCGGTGGCTTCGCGGTCGGCATCCTCCAGGCCGGCATGGCCCCGGTCGACGCGATGAACCACTACAGCATGCTGAGCATCGGCGACGGCCTGGTCTCGCAGATCCCGGCGTTGCTGCTGTCGGTCGCCACGGGTCTCATCGTCACCCGCTCGGCCACCTCCGGCGACATGGGACAGACGGTCACCACCCAGCTCAGCCAGAACAAGCTGGCGCTGCGGATCGGCGGCGGCGCCGCGATGGCCCTCTGCATCATCCCCGGTCTGCCGCCGCTGCCGTTCCTGCTGGTCGGCGCGACGGTCCTGCTGATCGCCCATCGGGTCAAGGACCCGGCGCCGGAACCGGTCGAGGGCGCCGCCGCAGCCGAGGCGGTCGACCTGCCCTCGCCCGACTCGCCGGAACAGTTGCTCGGCGAGATGCGGATCGACCCGCTGGAGTTGGCCCTCGCCCCCGACCTGGTCGACCTGGTCGACGCCAGCAGCGGAGACCTGCTCGACCGGGTACGCGCCCTGCGCCGCAAGATGGCCATGGAACTCGGGGTGATCATGCCGCCGGTCCGCACCCGGGACGACCTGGACCTGCCGCTCTCCTCGTACGCGATCCGGATCTCCGGTGTCGACGCCGGCTCCGGCCAGGCGCCACCGGGCACCGTCCTGGCCATCGGCGAGGGTCTCCAGGCCCTCCCCGGACGGGCCGGGGTCGAACCGGTCTTCGGGCTCGCCGGCAAGTGGGTCCCCGCCGAACTGCACTACCAGGCCGAGATCTCCGGCGCGACGGTGGTGGACCGGGCGTCGGTGATCATCACGCACCTGGCCGAGATCGTCCGCACCAACGCCAGCCGCCTGCTCGGCCGCGAGGACGTCCGCGCCCTCTCCGAGATGGTCAAGCGCACGCACCCGGTGGTGGTGGAGGAGCTGACCCCGGCGCTGCTCAGCCTCGGCCAGGTGCAGAAGGTGTTGCAGGCTCTGCTCGACGAGGGCGTGCCGATCCGTGACCTGGTCCGGATCTTCGAGGCGCTGTCGCTGCGTGCCAAGGCCTCCCAGGATCACGACGGCCTGGTCGAGGCGGCGCGCGGCGCCCTCGGACCGGCCATCGCCGCCCAGTACGCGACCGCGGGCCGGCTCACCGTGATCACTCTCGACCCGATGCTCGAGCAGGGCCTGCTCGAGTCGTTGCGACCCAGCGACACCGGCGCCTTCATGGCGATCGACGGCATGCGCGCCGAGGCGATCGTCAGCGAGGCCGGCCGGCTCGCCGAGGCCGCCGAGCAGCAGGGACTCAACCCGGTCCTGGCCTGCTCACCACAGCTGCGGCTGCCACTGATGCGACTGCTGCGAGCCGGCTCCCGCCGGGTTCAGGTGCTGTCGTACAGCGAAATCTCTGGTTCCACCGCACAGATCGAGACGATAGGGGTGGTGAACGGTGCCTACGCGGGTGCTGCTTGA
- a CDS encoding flagellar hook-length control protein FliK: MTMPSSVTGPDRRPGADGTRRAGGRREEGGPEFGSALSAEMSRPGDEDERAAGRPAGKRDSPATDASQAAARFAADRAAMSRAAASRTADAHAVGERAAFTASSASGRQAARTTDGREAAQRAATSRATDGREAAQRAATSRTTDGREAAQRAATSRAADGREAVQRAAARTVAGRAAAGRDAAERAGAERADARAATERASERRAATGRDAKRVPDKAVVARTPVDRPATERAADRSADDRVAGQSSAPVRAGATGTRDAARAEAQASARADARADQATAGEVEETTVAGTEAPVETDAPEETAEKTVDGTVMALATGTMAGIPPTVAAETGTTGDPATAGDSATAVTGVAPQAATGTTMTATGPGATAPVGTAATTTDTGAQATQTGPNPTVDTAAAAGAGTGAAAATTSGGPVATGTVGQGADGAIGAGTVPAGQTTASGSAGTGSAGVGAAPGVPTGAGSPMDPAASAATATVTEAAAAPRPEGLRASASAAATAPAENTTGTAVADQAPAGEAAPNTGGQDGGGPGDGSGQNGGDGTAGTLTGTDRTTAEPSTGGFPQVGAAAETAGPAAPATAGVTGSTGPQAAAPAAPTAETQPAAPQAPTNPAPAAAQVATRLIPLRLDADGVHRLTINLHPADLGPVQVVAEIRNGDITVQLSGGTEAGTEALRSSLDDLRRELENSGFGNCTLDLRQGNAQQQARQQFAETLNRRTDTPRGGPDVGAEPAPVSTRRVDPSSGRLDVQA, encoded by the coding sequence ATGACCATGCCGAGTTCAGTGACGGGTCCCGACCGCCGGCCGGGCGCCGACGGGACCAGACGAGCGGGCGGGCGGCGTGAGGAGGGCGGGCCGGAGTTCGGGTCGGCGCTCTCGGCCGAGATGAGCCGTCCCGGTGACGAGGACGAACGAGCGGCCGGCCGGCCGGCGGGCAAGCGCGACTCCCCCGCCACCGACGCTTCACAGGCGGCGGCCCGGTTCGCGGCGGACCGGGCGGCGATGTCACGGGCGGCCGCCTCCCGGACGGCTGATGCGCACGCCGTGGGCGAGCGGGCCGCTTTCACCGCGAGCTCGGCTTCGGGCCGGCAGGCGGCGCGCACGACCGACGGACGCGAAGCGGCACAGCGGGCCGCGACCTCACGGGCCACCGACGGGCGCGAGGCGGCGCAGCGGGCCGCGACCTCACGAACGACCGACGGACGCGAAGCGGCACAGCGGGCCGCGACCTCACGGGCCGCCGACGGGCGGGAAGCGGTGCAGCGTGCGGCCGCTCGGACGGTCGCCGGGCGAGCCGCGGCCGGACGGGACGCCGCCGAGCGGGCCGGTGCGGAACGGGCCGATGCCCGGGCGGCCACCGAGCGGGCCTCGGAGCGGCGGGCCGCCACGGGACGTGACGCGAAGCGGGTCCCGGACAAGGCGGTCGTCGCCCGGACGCCCGTCGACCGACCGGCCACGGAGCGGGCGGCCGACCGGTCCGCCGACGACCGGGTGGCCGGGCAGTCCAGCGCGCCGGTTCGGGCCGGTGCGACCGGCACCCGGGATGCGGCACGTGCTGAAGCGCAGGCTTCGGCGCGCGCGGACGCCCGAGCCGACCAGGCCACGGCCGGCGAGGTCGAGGAGACCACCGTGGCCGGCACTGAGGCTCCCGTCGAAACCGATGCGCCCGAGGAGACTGCCGAGAAGACGGTCGACGGCACCGTGATGGCCCTGGCCACCGGCACGATGGCGGGCATACCACCGACCGTCGCGGCCGAGACCGGCACGACCGGAGACCCCGCAACGGCCGGTGACTCGGCGACGGCGGTCACCGGTGTGGCACCACAGGCCGCGACCGGAACGACCATGACGGCCACCGGCCCGGGCGCGACCGCACCGGTCGGCACCGCGGCCACCACCACGGACACCGGGGCGCAGGCCACTCAGACCGGCCCGAACCCGACGGTCGACACCGCGGCGGCTGCCGGTGCCGGCACCGGTGCCGCGGCTGCTACCACCAGCGGTGGGCCCGTCGCCACCGGAACGGTTGGGCAGGGCGCCGACGGCGCGATCGGCGCGGGGACTGTCCCCGCCGGTCAGACCACTGCTTCGGGTTCGGCCGGCACCGGATCGGCTGGAGTGGGGGCGGCTCCGGGCGTACCCACCGGGGCTGGATCTCCGATGGATCCGGCCGCGTCCGCCGCGACGGCCACCGTGACCGAGGCGGCGGCCGCGCCACGCCCGGAGGGCCTGCGTGCGTCGGCCTCGGCCGCCGCGACGGCGCCGGCCGAGAACACCACCGGAACCGCCGTCGCCGACCAGGCGCCGGCCGGCGAGGCGGCACCGAACACCGGCGGCCAGGACGGCGGCGGGCCGGGCGACGGGTCCGGTCAAAACGGCGGAGATGGTACGGCCGGCACGTTAACCGGCACCGACCGAACCACCGCCGAACCCTCGACCGGCGGATTCCCGCAGGTGGGAGCAGCAGCCGAGACCGCCGGACCGGCCGCACCGGCCACCGCCGGGGTGACCGGGTCGACCGGCCCGCAGGCAGCCGCTCCGGCCGCGCCCACCGCCGAAACGCAACCGGCCGCACCGCAGGCTCCGACCAACCCGGCACCCGCGGCGGCACAGGTGGCCACCCGCCTCATCCCGCTCCGGTTGGACGCCGACGGTGTGCACCGGCTGACCATCAACCTGCACCCGGCCGATCTGGGACCGGTGCAGGTGGTGGCGGAGATCCGCAACGGCGACATCACCGTGCAACTGTCCGGCGGGACCGAGGCGGGCACCGAGGCGCTCCGGTCGTCGCTCGACGATCTGCGGCGTGAGCTGGAGAACTCCGGGTTCGGGAACTGCACGCTCGACCTGCGGCAGGGCAATGCGCAACAGCAGGCGCGGCAGCAGTTCGCCGAGACTCTGAACCGGCGGACCGACACGCCGCGCGGTGGCCCGGACGTCGGGGCCGAGCCCGCCCCGGTGTCCACCCGTCGGGTGGACCCGAGCTCGGGACGGCTGGACGTGCAGGCCTGA
- a CDS encoding transglycosylase SLT domain-containing protein: MMLGVNGVLNRVAELQDQLGLNPAPQTVGGTSGAKFASALAGATGATGGALATSGPTGGDVVEAAKRYLGTPYVFGGDDPAKGLDCSALVQRAYRDLGVELPRNSWQQAKAGRPVASMADAKPGDILAFNSPVDHVAIYLGDNKMIAAPKPGDRVKIQSVYETPSAIRRVLDTVPTAAVQDMSSLRPAGLRAAATGGGLGGVPYATLFEQAGAKHGVSPKLLAAVAKVESGYNPKAVSKAGAQGMMQLMPATARGLGVDDPFDPTQAVNGAAKLLAQHLREFKSVPLALAAYNAGGGAVHKYDGIPPSAETQAYVPKVQKALAALGG, from the coding sequence ATGATGTTGGGTGTCAACGGAGTCCTCAACCGCGTCGCCGAACTGCAGGACCAGCTCGGTCTGAACCCGGCGCCGCAGACCGTCGGCGGAACGTCCGGCGCCAAGTTCGCCTCGGCCCTCGCCGGCGCCACCGGCGCGACCGGCGGTGCGCTCGCCACGTCCGGCCCGACCGGCGGCGACGTCGTCGAGGCGGCCAAGAGATATCTGGGTACGCCGTACGTCTTCGGCGGCGACGACCCGGCCAAGGGGCTGGACTGCTCGGCCCTGGTCCAGCGGGCCTACCGCGACCTCGGCGTCGAGCTGCCGCGCAACTCCTGGCAGCAGGCCAAGGCCGGCCGCCCGGTGGCGAGCATGGCCGACGCCAAGCCCGGCGACATCCTGGCGTTCAACTCGCCCGTCGACCACGTGGCGATCTACCTGGGCGACAACAAGATGATCGCGGCCCCGAAACCCGGCGACCGCGTCAAGATCCAGAGTGTGTACGAGACGCCCAGCGCCATCCGCCGGGTCCTCGACACCGTCCCGACCGCCGCCGTGCAGGACATGTCGTCGCTGCGCCCGGCCGGTCTGCGGGCCGCGGCCACCGGCGGCGGGCTCGGCGGTGTGCCGTACGCGACGCTGTTCGAGCAGGCCGGCGCCAAGCACGGGGTGTCGCCGAAGCTGCTCGCCGCGGTCGCCAAGGTCGAGTCCGGCTACAACCCGAAGGCGGTCAGCAAGGCCGGCGCCCAGGGCATGATGCAGCTGATGCCGGCGACCGCACGCGGCCTCGGAGTCGACGACCCGTTCGACCCGACCCAGGCCGTCAACGGCGCGGCCAAGCTGCTCGCCCAGCATCTGCGCGAGTTCAAGTCGGTGCCGCTGGCACTGGCCGCCTACAACGCCGGGGGCGGGGCCGTGCACAAGTACGACGGCATCCCGCCGTCCGCCGAGACCCAGGCCTACGTCCCGAAGGTGCAGAAGGCCCTCGCCGCGCTCGGCGGCTGA
- a CDS encoding cell envelope biogenesis protein TolA → MNRLFRLAPVLRARKAQEDAARGAVVQSRAEIRDAEALVKRRKLDLVGSDAPSEGSARAMVAALVARQSLAAGLFDAQRMVTSAEQIEQEKLAALADAAKRRRAVELMSERHAATVKAHDLRTDQAALDELAVTAKARNAAGTVNDPNRSEA, encoded by the coding sequence TTGAACCGTCTGTTCCGACTGGCGCCCGTGCTGCGCGCTCGCAAGGCCCAGGAGGATGCCGCCCGTGGCGCCGTCGTCCAGTCCCGCGCCGAGATCCGTGACGCCGAGGCGCTGGTCAAGCGTCGCAAGTTGGACCTCGTCGGCTCGGACGCGCCGAGCGAGGGGTCCGCCCGGGCCATGGTGGCCGCGCTCGTCGCCCGGCAGTCGCTGGCCGCCGGGCTGTTCGACGCGCAGCGGATGGTGACCAGCGCCGAGCAGATCGAGCAGGAGAAGCTGGCCGCCCTCGCCGACGCCGCCAAGCGCCGCCGAGCGGTGGAGCTGATGTCCGAGCGCCACGCCGCGACCGTCAAAGCCCACGACCTACGAACCGATCAGGCCGCCCTCGACGAACTCGCCGTCACCGCCAAGGCGCGGAACGCCGCCGGAACCGTCAACGACCCGAACCGGAGCGAAGCATGA
- a CDS encoding FliI/YscN family ATPase, which translates to MTDLFQHRIQSAIEAARPLVSGRVTGAVGLRVTVSGLEANVGDLLRIGVGGDQVLAEVAALDGERLSCMPLGPIAGIGAGTPAFSTGGPLRIAVGPDLRGRILDGLGRPMDGGPPLRGALVPIDAAPPSAMERQLVGAQMSLGVRVLDTLVPCGKGQRIGIFAGSGVGKSTLMSQITRGTAAELNVVALVGERGREVREFIEHDLGPEGLARSVLVIATSDTPPLVRLRAGAVATRIAEYYRDEGADVLLMMDSVTRAAMAQREVGLSVGEPPATRGYPPSVFAMLASLLERAGPGARGSITGLYTVLVEGDDHNEPIADAARSILDGHIVLDRKLATAGHFPAIQALDSISRVANKITDQQQRSDATELRRLMAAHREVRELVEIGAYVPGTNHDADRANASWAQISAFLRQDLDDRTTAESAWAALRALIATT; encoded by the coding sequence GTGACCGACCTCTTCCAGCACCGCATCCAGAGTGCGATCGAGGCAGCCCGTCCGCTGGTGAGCGGACGGGTCACCGGCGCGGTCGGCCTGCGCGTGACGGTCAGCGGGTTGGAGGCCAACGTCGGTGATCTGCTGCGCATCGGCGTCGGCGGGGATCAGGTGCTGGCCGAGGTGGCCGCCCTCGACGGCGAGCGGCTCTCCTGCATGCCGCTCGGCCCGATCGCCGGGATCGGCGCCGGTACCCCGGCCTTCAGCACCGGCGGACCCCTGCGCATCGCGGTCGGCCCGGACCTGCGCGGCCGCATCCTGGACGGGCTGGGCCGCCCGATGGACGGTGGGCCGCCACTGCGTGGTGCCCTGGTGCCGATCGACGCGGCGCCGCCGTCGGCGATGGAACGGCAACTGGTCGGCGCGCAGATGTCCCTCGGGGTACGGGTACTCGACACCCTCGTCCCGTGCGGAAAGGGCCAGCGCATCGGCATCTTCGCCGGTTCCGGAGTGGGCAAGTCGACCCTGATGAGCCAGATCACCCGGGGCACCGCGGCCGAGTTGAACGTGGTCGCCCTGGTCGGCGAACGCGGTCGGGAGGTGCGCGAGTTCATCGAGCACGACCTCGGGCCGGAAGGGCTGGCCCGGTCGGTGCTGGTGATCGCCACGTCGGACACCCCGCCGCTGGTCCGCCTGCGGGCCGGGGCGGTGGCCACCCGGATCGCCGAGTACTACCGGGACGAGGGTGCGGACGTGCTGCTGATGATGGACAGCGTGACCCGTGCGGCGATGGCGCAGCGTGAGGTCGGGCTGTCGGTCGGCGAACCACCCGCCACCCGCGGTTATCCGCCGTCGGTCTTCGCGATGCTCGCCTCCCTGCTGGAACGGGCCGGGCCGGGCGCACGGGGCAGCATCACCGGCCTCTACACGGTCCTGGTCGAGGGCGACGACCACAACGAGCCGATCGCCGACGCGGCCCGTTCGATCCTGGACGGGCACATCGTGCTGGACCGCAAACTGGCCACCGCCGGGCATTTCCCGGCCATCCAGGCTCTCGACTCGATCTCCCGGGTCGCCAACAAGATCACCGACCAGCAGCAGCGGTCCGACGCCACCGAGTTGCGCCGTCTGATGGCCGCGCACCGCGAGGTTCGTGAGCTCGTCGAGATCGGCGCCTACGTGCCCGGGACGAACCACGACGCCGACCGGGCCAACGCGTCCTGGGCGCAGATCAGCGCCTTCCTCCGGCAGGATCTCGACGACCGCACCACGGCCGAGTCGGCCTGGGCCGCCCTGCGCGCGCTGATCGCCACCACCTGA
- a CDS encoding FliH/SctL family protein, with the protein MSSSPDRVLRGVAAENLAAARFGIDLRHETPVDEEVVERARRQARTTGYAEGWAQGKRDAAAANEAAAARAVLAEEAYEQRRATALASAVNALGRAVTGLEDQLMPTFTELQEVVLATAWELAEAIIGRHLQDDPQRGADALRRAMTAAPEHGDVVVSMHPDDFRNLVGESSGEDFEFSGRRITLRPDPRLQPGDAVAETGTATVDATLAAAVARAREALRL; encoded by the coding sequence ATGAGCTCATCGCCTGACCGGGTGCTGCGCGGGGTGGCGGCCGAGAACCTGGCCGCCGCGCGCTTCGGTATCGACCTTCGCCACGAGACGCCGGTCGACGAGGAGGTCGTCGAGCGGGCCCGCCGGCAGGCCCGGACCACCGGGTACGCCGAAGGCTGGGCCCAGGGCAAACGCGACGCGGCAGCCGCCAACGAGGCTGCCGCGGCACGGGCCGTGCTCGCTGAGGAGGCGTACGAGCAGCGCCGCGCCACCGCTCTGGCCAGCGCCGTGAACGCCCTCGGCCGTGCGGTGACCGGCCTGGAGGACCAGCTGATGCCGACCTTCACCGAGTTGCAGGAGGTCGTCCTGGCCACCGCCTGGGAACTGGCCGAGGCCATCATCGGCCGGCACCTTCAGGACGACCCGCAACGAGGTGCCGACGCCCTGCGCCGGGCGATGACCGCCGCCCCGGAGCACGGCGACGTGGTCGTCAGCATGCATCCGGACGACTTCCGCAATCTCGTCGGCGAGAGCTCCGGCGAGGACTTCGAGTTCTCCGGCCGCCGCATCACGCTGCGCCCCGATCCGCGGCTCCAGCCGGGCGACGCGGTCGCCGAGACCGGCACCGCGACCGTCGACGCCACCCTCGCCGCGGCGGTGGCCCGGGCCCGCGAGGCGCTGCGGTTGTGA